From Sphingomonas hengshuiensis, one genomic window encodes:
- a CDS encoding cold-shock protein has protein sequence MSFDRGRRGDRGGRGRDKRDGFGGDDSSYGGGGGFGDRGGFGGGDRFGGGGGGGGYGGGGGGFRSGGGGGFGGGGGGGFGGGGGGGGRGMPPQVVGEATGVVKFFNAQKGFGFVVRDDGGEDVFVHISAVEQAGLTGLAEGQPMGFTLVDRGGRISATELKIDGEPLPVEDRGPPRDRDAAPGAPRGAAGGGAGGPQRQLTGEKATGTVKFFNAMKGFGFIQRDDGQPDAFVHISAVERAGMPTLNEGDRLEFELEVDRRGKYAAVNLTPMS, from the coding sequence ATGAGTTTTGATCGAGGGCGCCGTGGTGATCGCGGCGGGCGCGGCAGAGACAAGCGCGATGGTTTTGGTGGCGACGACAGCAGCTATGGCGGCGGTGGCGGCTTTGGTGATCGCGGCGGCTTCGGCGGCGGTGATCGCTTCGGTGGCGGCGGTGGTGGCGGCGGCTATGGCGGCGGCGGCGGTGGTTTCCGCAGCGGCGGTGGCGGCGGCTTCGGCGGCGGCGGTGGTGGCGGCTTCGGTGGCGGCGGCGGCGGCGGTGGCCGCGGCATGCCCCCGCAGGTGGTCGGCGAAGCGACGGGTGTCGTAAAATTCTTCAACGCGCAAAAGGGCTTCGGCTTCGTCGTTCGCGATGACGGCGGCGAGGATGTGTTCGTGCACATTTCCGCAGTCGAGCAGGCGGGCCTGACAGGCCTGGCCGAAGGCCAGCCGATGGGCTTCACGCTCGTCGATCGCGGCGGTCGCATCTCGGCGACCGAGCTGAAGATCGACGGCGAGCCGCTTCCGGTCGAAGACCGTGGTCCGCCGCGCGATCGCGACGCCGCTCCGGGTGCGCCCCGTGGCGCCGCCGGCGGTGGCGCCGGTGGCCCGCAGCGTCAGCTGACGGGTGAGAAGGCGACCGGCACGGTCAAGTTCTTCAACGCGATGAAGGGCTTCGGCTTCATCCAGCGCGACGACGGACAGCCCGATGCCTTCGTCCACATCTCGGCCGTCGAACGCGCCGGGATGCCGACCCTCAACGAAGGCGACCGCCTCGAGTTCGAACTCGAAGTCGATCGTCGCGGCAAATACGCAGCGGTGAACCTCACGCCGATGAGCTGA
- a CDS encoding aspartyl protease family protein has protein sequence MLGVFRPLMLLLASLGANGDVQGPQGPDPIVADPPVDATLLTLGAIDTRLTVPVAVGLRGPYPFIIDTGAERTVVSRQLASVLGLAPGGSVSLTSMTGTSRVDTVIVPDLSIQSIGQLHTVIAPSLDARNLGAAGLLGIDTLRNHQVSIDFEHGTMAVRPSQRRVRATHRDRDEIVVTAKSVFGQLIVTDAYYGQTRVQVVLDTGSQVTMGNAMLRKRIGRAAGAGVPIQLTSVTGETAVADYVQVPAIRIGGVVFDSLPVAFAEVRPFERFGLTRRPALLLGMDALRSFRRVDIDFPNREVRFLLPRDTPVASKDFSSPLISSGPARATR, from the coding sequence ATGCTTGGAGTCTTTCGCCCGCTGATGCTGCTGCTCGCGTCGCTCGGCGCGAACGGCGATGTGCAGGGGCCGCAGGGTCCCGACCCGATTGTCGCCGATCCGCCGGTCGATGCGACGCTGCTGACGCTCGGCGCAATCGATACACGGCTGACCGTGCCTGTCGCGGTGGGGCTGCGCGGCCCCTATCCCTTCATCATCGATACCGGCGCCGAACGCACCGTGGTCTCGCGCCAGCTCGCCAGCGTGCTGGGGCTGGCGCCGGGGGGATCGGTGTCGCTGACCTCGATGACCGGCACGTCGCGCGTCGACACGGTGATCGTCCCCGATCTTTCGATCCAGTCGATCGGACAGCTCCACACGGTGATCGCACCGTCGCTCGACGCGCGCAATCTCGGCGCGGCCGGGCTGCTCGGGATCGACACGCTGCGCAACCACCAGGTCAGCATCGATTTCGAACATGGCACGATGGCGGTGCGCCCCAGCCAGCGGCGCGTCCGCGCAACGCACCGCGACCGCGACGAAATCGTCGTGACCGCGAAGAGCGTGTTCGGCCAGTTGATCGTCACCGACGCCTATTACGGCCAGACGCGGGTCCAGGTCGTGCTCGACACCGGATCGCAGGTGACGATGGGCAATGCGATGCTGCGCAAGCGGATCGGGCGGGCCGCCGGGGCGGGCGTGCCGATCCAGTTGACCAGCGTCACGGGCGAGACCGCGGTCGCCGATTATGTCCAGGTTCCCGCCATCCGGATCGGCGGGGTGGTGTTCGATTCGCTGCCGGTCGCCTTTGCCGAAGTGCGCCCCTTCGAGCGCTTCGGGCTCACCCGGCGCCCCGCGCTGCTGCTCGGCATGGACGCGCTGCGCAGCTTCCGGCGCGTCGATATCGATTTCCCCAATCGCGAGGTCCGCTTCCTGTTGCCGCGCGACACCCCCGTCGCGTCGAAGGATTTTTCGTCGCCACTGATTTCCAGCGGACCGGCCCGCGCAACCCGCTGA
- a CDS encoding LptA/OstA family protein, which yields MTRGLAPLALALPLTLAASVPAFAQTRHDSSAPIDFASDHIELQDRNNRVLLTGNVRITQAEMILTAARMTVSYTGQVTEGSPQVSRLDAAGGVTVSRPDQTASSQYAVYDLNRRVITMVGGVTLRQPSGNVSGGRLSIDLDSGRATIDGSGTGGGAPGTQSQGGRVTGRFSVPKRQGQ from the coding sequence ATGACTCGCGGCCTCGCCCCCCTCGCCCTTGCGCTCCCGCTGACGCTCGCTGCGTCGGTGCCGGCATTCGCGCAGACTCGCCACGATTCGTCGGCGCCGATCGACTTCGCGTCGGACCATATCGAGCTTCAGGATCGCAACAATCGCGTGCTGCTGACCGGCAATGTGCGAATCACCCAGGCCGAGATGATCCTGACCGCGGCGCGGATGACGGTGAGCTATACCGGCCAGGTGACCGAGGGTTCGCCCCAGGTCTCGCGGCTCGACGCCGCCGGGGGGGTCACGGTGTCGCGCCCGGACCAGACCGCCAGTTCGCAATATGCCGTCTATGACCTAAACCGCCGCGTGATCACGATGGTCGGCGGCGTCACGCTGCGCCAGCCCTCGGGCAATGTCTCGGGCGGGCGGCTGTCGATCGACCTCGATTCGGGGCGCGCGACGATCGACGGATCGGGAACCGGCGGCGGCGCACCGGGCACGCAGAGCCAGGGCGGGCGCGTCACCGGGCGATTCTCGGTGCCCAAGCGCCAGGGGCAGTAA
- the rpoN gene encoding RNA polymerase factor sigma-54 — protein sequence MSLAPRLDLRQSQSLVMTPQLQQAIKLLALSNLEIETFIAEEIEKNPLLDAQSGTAEDAPEPPSEPAEPDFAAPRDGPADAGELIAGGAEASGEASLDVDFAAESFHHDSASDSIGGLDGSLGLSGTGSGGSEDGPDFDNFGSAALSLADHLLAQAGASVAGPDLFIAAHLIDQIDECGYLTAPLLDIANRLGVPLARVEAVLGVVQTFDPTGVGARSLSECLALQAKEADRYDPCMARLLDNLDLVARGDMARLKRLCDVDDEDLADMIRELRNYDPKPGCRYGGEPTMTVVPDIFVARRGNGWAVEINAATLPRLLVNRAYYAEVSSGPQDKTSKAWLSDMLASANWLVKALDQRQRTIIKVASEIVKQQEAFFLKGVAHLKPMTLRQIADAIEMHESTVSRVTSNKYLSCARGLYELKYFFTSAIQSSDGGDAVSAEAVKSAIRALIAAEDPKKILSDDTLVELLNAKGFDIARRTVAKYREALGIGSSVQRRRQKALEGTG from the coding sequence ATGAGCCTCGCGCCTCGCCTCGACCTGCGGCAGTCGCAATCGCTGGTCATGACGCCGCAGCTCCAGCAGGCGATCAAGCTGCTGGCGCTCTCCAATCTCGAGATCGAGACCTTCATCGCGGAGGAGATCGAGAAGAACCCGCTGCTCGACGCGCAGAGCGGCACCGCCGAGGATGCGCCCGAGCCGCCGAGTGAGCCCGCCGAGCCCGACTTTGCCGCCCCGCGCGACGGGCCCGCCGATGCCGGAGAATTGATCGCGGGCGGTGCCGAGGCATCGGGCGAGGCGTCGCTCGACGTCGATTTCGCCGCCGAGAGCTTCCACCACGACAGCGCATCGGACAGCATCGGCGGGCTCGACGGCAGCCTGGGGCTGAGCGGGACGGGCAGCGGCGGATCAGAGGACGGGCCCGACTTCGACAATTTCGGCAGCGCCGCGCTGAGCCTCGCCGACCATCTGCTCGCGCAGGCGGGGGCGAGCGTCGCAGGCCCCGACCTGTTCATCGCCGCGCACCTGATCGACCAGATCGACGAGTGCGGCTATCTCACCGCGCCGCTGCTCGATATCGCCAACCGGCTGGGCGTGCCGCTGGCGCGAGTGGAGGCGGTGCTAGGGGTGGTCCAGACCTTCGACCCCACCGGCGTCGGCGCGCGCAGCCTGTCCGAATGCCTCGCGCTCCAGGCGAAGGAAGCCGATCGCTACGATCCGTGCATGGCGCGGCTGCTCGACAATCTCGATCTGGTCGCGCGCGGCGACATGGCGCGGCTGAAGCGGCTGTGCGACGTCGATGACGAGGACCTGGCGGACATGATCCGCGAGCTGCGCAATTATGACCCGAAACCCGGATGCCGCTATGGCGGCGAGCCGACGATGACGGTGGTGCCCGACATCTTCGTCGCGCGGCGCGGCAATGGCTGGGCCGTCGAAATCAACGCCGCCACCCTGCCCCGGCTGCTCGTCAACCGGGCCTATTATGCCGAAGTCTCGTCGGGGCCGCAGGACAAGACCAGCAAGGCATGGCTGTCCGACATGCTCGCCAGCGCGAACTGGCTGGTCAAGGCACTCGACCAGCGCCAGCGCACGATCATCAAGGTCGCGAGCGAGATCGTGAAGCAGCAGGAAGCGTTCTTCCTGAAGGGGGTCGCGCATCTGAAGCCGATGACGCTGCGCCAGATCGCCGACGCGATCGAGATGCACGAATCGACCGTGAGCCGCGTGACGAGCAACAAATATCTGAGCTGCGCGCGCGGGCTGTATGAGCTCAAATATTTCTTCACGAGCGCGATCCAGTCGTCGGACGGCGGCGACGCGGTGTCGGCGGAGGCGGTGAAGAGCGCGATCCGCGCGCTGATCGCCGCCGAGGACCCGAAGAAGATCCTGTCCGACGACACTTTGGTCGAACTGCTCAACGCCAAGGGCTTTGACATCGCGCGGCGGACGGTGGCGAAATATCGCGAGGCGCTGGGGATCGGCAGCTCGGTCCAGCGGCGGCGGCAAAAGGCGCTGGAGGGGACGGGCTGA
- a CDS encoding ligase-associated DNA damage response exonuclease, with product MRLGDWIEPRPTGIYIPSADAWVDPSAPVARALVTHGHADHARGGHGEVWATPETLAIMECRYGAQAGHAVAYGETLRMGEVDIGFVPAGHVLGSAQIVLDHRGERIVVSGDYKRREDPTCARFQPVPCDVFVTEATFGLPVFRHPETQDELDKLLVRLRADPTRCVLVGAYALGKAQRVIRELRVMGFDDPIYLHGALQRLCDLYVEHGVDLGELRPVAGAAKAELQGRVILCPPGALNDRWSRRLPDPVTAMASGWMRVRQRARQRNVELPLILSDHADWDELTSTIREIAPKEVWVTHGREDALVHWCGLHQIKARALELSGFEDEDD from the coding sequence ATGCGATTGGGAGACTGGATCGAGCCGCGCCCCACGGGCATTTACATCCCGTCGGCGGATGCATGGGTCGATCCCAGCGCACCGGTGGCGCGGGCGCTCGTCACGCATGGCCATGCCGATCACGCGCGCGGCGGGCATGGCGAAGTCTGGGCAACGCCCGAGACGCTGGCGATCATGGAGTGCCGCTATGGCGCGCAGGCCGGGCATGCGGTCGCCTATGGCGAGACGCTGCGGATGGGCGAGGTGGATATCGGCTTCGTCCCCGCCGGCCATGTGCTGGGCTCGGCGCAGATCGTGCTCGACCATCGCGGCGAGCGGATCGTGGTGTCGGGTGATTACAAGCGCCGCGAGGACCCGACCTGTGCGCGGTTTCAGCCGGTGCCGTGCGACGTGTTCGTCACCGAGGCGACGTTCGGGCTCCCCGTGTTCCGCCATCCCGAGACGCAGGACGAACTCGACAAGCTGCTGGTCCGGCTTCGCGCCGATCCGACGCGGTGCGTGCTCGTCGGCGCCTATGCGCTGGGCAAGGCGCAGCGCGTGATCCGCGAATTGCGCGTGATGGGGTTCGACGATCCGATCTATCTCCACGGCGCGCTCCAGCGGCTGTGCGACCTCTATGTCGAGCATGGCGTTGATTTGGGCGAGCTGCGCCCTGTTGCGGGCGCGGCGAAGGCCGAGCTGCAGGGGCGGGTGATCCTGTGCCCGCCGGGCGCGCTCAACGATCGCTGGTCGCGGCGGCTGCCCGATCCGGTGACCGCAATGGCCAGCGGCTGGATGCGCGTCCGCCAGCGCGCCCGGCAGCGCAATGTCGAACTGCCGCTGATCCTGTCCGACCACGCCGATTGGGACGAACTGACGTCCACGATCCGCGAAATCGCGCCGAAGGAAGTATGGGTGACGCATGGCCGCGAGGACGCGCTGGTCCATTGGTGCGGCCTCCACCAGATCAAGGCACGCGCGCTGGAGCTGTCGGGGTTCGAGGACGAGGATGATTGA
- a CDS encoding TerC family protein has translation MDAILALIASPAAWAALVTLIVMEVVLGIDNLIFISILSNKLPPEQRVKARRIGIGLALIMRLALLTMIAWIVGLVHPVFDLGIVGPVGSHGEPSFETAFSWRDLILIGGGLFLVWKATKEIHHSVDVHDSDSLLDKKHVASITFTAAIVQILMLDIVFSIDSILTAVGMTEHVEIMYVAVIVAVGVMLLAATPLANFINGNPTVVMLALGFLLMIGMVLIAEGFGAHVPKGYIYTAMAFSGAVEALNIWSRRSRERKAAASPNPPAPPTPTTH, from the coding sequence ATGGACGCTATCCTCGCACTCATCGCCAGCCCCGCCGCCTGGGCCGCGCTCGTCACTCTGATCGTGATGGAGGTGGTGCTCGGAATCGACAATCTGATCTTTATTTCAATCCTGTCGAACAAGCTCCCCCCCGAACAACGCGTGAAGGCGCGGCGAATCGGCATTGGCCTGGCACTGATCATGCGCCTTGCGCTGCTGACGATGATCGCCTGGATCGTCGGGCTGGTGCATCCGGTATTCGACCTGGGGATCGTCGGGCCGGTGGGATCGCATGGCGAGCCCTCGTTCGAGACGGCCTTTTCGTGGCGCGACCTGATCCTGATCGGCGGCGGGCTGTTCCTGGTGTGGAAGGCGACCAAGGAAATCCATCACTCGGTCGACGTGCACGACAGCGATTCGCTGCTCGACAAAAAGCATGTCGCGTCGATCACCTTCACGGCAGCGATCGTCCAGATCCTGATGCTCGACATCGTCTTCTCGATCGATTCGATCCTGACCGCGGTCGGCATGACCGAGCATGTCGAGATCATGTACGTCGCGGTCATCGTCGCAGTCGGCGTGATGCTGCTGGCGGCGACGCCGCTCGCCAATTTCATCAACGGCAACCCGACGGTGGTGATGCTCGCGCTCGGCTTCCTGCTGATGATCGGGATGGTGCTGATCGCCGAGGGCTTTGGCGCGCATGTCCCCAAGGGGTATATCTACACCGCGATGGCGTTTTCGGGCGCAGTCGAGGCACTCAACATCTGGTCGCGGCGATCGCGCGAGCGCAAGGCGGCGGCCAGCCCCAACCCGCCTGCTCCCCCCACGCCGACGACGCACTGA
- the lptB gene encoding LPS export ABC transporter ATP-binding protein, giving the protein MNDVATLETPIADPAPLPDKGLAVVSIAKSYDKRVVLTDVSVSVGRGEVIGLLGPNGAGKTTCFYSVMGLVKPDSGRIMLDGEDITKLPMYRRAILGLGYLPQETSIFRGLSVEKNILAVLELSEPDKDARQHRLDKLLDEFGLTRLRAAPAMALSGGERRRAEIARALAADPTIMLLDEPFAGIDPISIADIRDLIGELKNRGIGVLITDHNVRETLDIVNRGYIIYDGRVLFAGSPDDLVRDENVRRLYLGESFAL; this is encoded by the coding sequence ATGAACGACGTCGCCACGCTCGAAACCCCGATAGCCGATCCGGCCCCCTTGCCCGACAAGGGGCTGGCGGTCGTTTCGATCGCCAAATCCTATGACAAGCGCGTGGTGCTCACCGATGTGTCGGTGTCGGTCGGTCGCGGCGAAGTGATCGGGCTGCTCGGCCCCAACGGCGCGGGCAAGACGACGTGCTTCTATTCGGTGATGGGCCTCGTAAAGCCCGATTCGGGCCGGATCATGCTGGACGGCGAGGATATCACCAAGCTGCCCATGTACCGCCGCGCGATCCTGGGGCTGGGCTATCTGCCGCAGGAAACCTCGATCTTTCGCGGGCTGAGCGTCGAGAAGAATATCCTCGCGGTGCTGGAACTCAGCGAGCCCGACAAGGATGCGCGCCAGCACCGACTCGACAAGCTGCTCGACGAATTCGGGCTGACCCGGCTGCGCGCGGCCCCGGCCATGGCGCTGTCGGGCGGCGAGCGCCGCCGCGCGGAGATTGCGCGCGCGCTGGCCGCGGACCCGACGATCATGCTGCTCGACGAGCCGTTCGCGGGGATCGACCCGATCTCAATCGCCGACATTCGCGACCTGATCGGCGAGTTGAAGAATCGCGGAATCGGCGTGCTGATCACCGACCATAATGTCCGCGAGACGCTCGACATCGTGAACCGCGGCTACATCATCTATGACGGGCGCGTGCTGTTCGCCGGCTCGCCCGACGACCTCGTCCGCGACGAGAATGTCCGCCGGCTGTATCTGGGCGAGAGCTTCGCGCTGTGA
- a CDS encoding ribonuclease D: MTVYFHEEDLPEGVFAPGASIAVDTETMGLITPRDRLCVVQLSDGSGDEHLVRFGSHSAYDAPNLRAVLSDPERLKLYHFARFDLAAIRFYLGVIAAPVYCTKIASRLVRTYTDRHGLKDLARELVGAEISKQQQSSDWGGPDLSDAQKDYAASDVRYLHAMKVELDKRLEREGRMPLAEACFDFLPWRAELDLAGWPDTDIFAHI; the protein is encoded by the coding sequence ATGACCGTGTACTTCCATGAAGAGGACCTGCCCGAGGGCGTATTCGCCCCCGGCGCATCGATCGCCGTCGATACCGAGACGATGGGGCTCATCACCCCGCGCGACCGGCTGTGCGTCGTCCAGCTTTCCGATGGCTCGGGGGACGAGCATCTGGTCCGCTTCGGATCGCATTCCGCCTATGACGCGCCGAATCTCCGCGCGGTGCTGAGCGATCCCGAGCGGCTCAAACTCTATCATTTCGCGCGATTCGATCTTGCCGCGATCCGCTTCTACCTCGGCGTGATCGCGGCGCCGGTCTATTGCACCAAGATCGCGTCGCGGCTGGTGCGCACCTATACCGATCGCCACGGGTTGAAGGACCTGGCGCGCGAGCTGGTCGGTGCCGAGATCTCGAAGCAGCAGCAATCCTCGGACTGGGGCGGCCCCGATCTTTCGGACGCGCAAAAGGATTATGCCGCGTCGGACGTCCGCTATCTTCATGCGATGAAAGTGGAACTCGACAAGCGTCTCGAGCGTGAAGGGCGCATGCCGCTCGCCGAAGCCTGTTTCGATTTCCTGCCCTGGCGCGCCGAGCTCGATCTGGCCGGCTGGCCGGACACGGACATTTTTGCGCATATCTGA
- the lptC gene encoding LPS export ABC transporter periplasmic protein LptC yields the protein MSEVAARLRSQKRGWAHPGSSHDRLVRLALIALPLGIGVLAAFLVIAPLMMGGDVSFVLDKNKVEIAKERLRLETAEYRGTDAKGQQFNLHAGSAVQRSSAEPIVQLNELTAEIRLPEGPASLTADRGHYDLNSEQVSVDGPLRFKTADGYTLNTNDATVDLKTRKLASGGAVTGDTPTGVFSADKLTADLEARTISLDGNARLRIIPKRANRR from the coding sequence ATGTCTGAAGTCGCAGCCCGGCTCCGGTCGCAGAAGCGCGGATGGGCGCATCCCGGCAGCAGCCACGATCGGCTGGTGCGGCTGGCGCTGATCGCGCTGCCGCTCGGCATCGGCGTCCTCGCAGCGTTCCTGGTGATCGCCCCGCTGATGATGGGCGGCGATGTCAGCTTCGTGCTCGACAAGAACAAGGTCGAGATCGCCAAGGAGCGGCTGCGGCTCGAGACCGCCGAATATCGCGGCACCGATGCCAAGGGCCAGCAGTTCAACCTCCATGCCGGTTCGGCCGTGCAGCGCAGCTCAGCCGAGCCGATCGTCCAGCTCAACGAACTGACCGCCGAAATCCGCCTGCCCGAGGGGCCCGCCTCGCTGACCGCCGATCGCGGCCATTACGACCTGAACAGCGAGCAGGTGTCGGTCGACGGCCCACTCCGTTTCAAGACGGCGGATGGCTATACACTCAACACCAACGACGCGACGGTCGACCTCAAGACGCGAAAGCTCGCCAGCGGGGGCGCAGTGACGGGCGATACCCCGACAGGCGTGTTCAGCGCGGACAAGCTGACTGCCGACCTGGAAGCGCGGACCATCTCACTAGATGGTAATGCGCGCTTGCGGATAATCCCCAAGCGCGCAAATAGGCGCTGA
- a CDS encoding ligase-associated DNA damage response DEXH box helicase, translated as MTDWFATRGWAPRRHQLEMLAAARAGRHALLVAPTGAGKTLAGFLPTLTELVEAPAEGLHTLYISPLKALAVDVQRNLLAPIDEMGLDIRVETRTGDTPHERKVRQRARPPQILLTTPESLSLLLSYPDSLTMLAGLKTVVIDEVHAFATGKRGDLLALALARLQRLSPGLRRVALSATVADPDGYRAWLAPYGDIDQVTLVQGEPGAKPDIAILLPEGRVPWAGHSGTYAIPQVMAEIETHKTTIIFCNTRGLAELIFQQLWKVNELKLPIGVHHGSLSLEARQRAEQAMADGRLRALVATASLDLGVDWGDVDCVIQMGAPKGSSRLLQRIGRANHRLDESSEAVLVPGNRFEYLEARAALDAVEAGELDPDVFRPGTLDVLAQHLMACACAEPFDGGDMLHEIRAALPYSALPAETFESVLQFIQDGGYALRAYDKFKRLTRGGDGLWRVTLPAFVAQHRLNAGIIVEAPMLEVRFRNGRRLGKIEEGFGNSLSPGDTFFFAGLALEVERVEQTDLIVRATAKQARFVSYMGARLAITATLAQRVRTFLHDRSQWRRFPDDVREWLEVQEARSALPAPGQLLVETFPHEGRHHMVAYSFEGWNAHQSLGMLITRRMEALGLKPLGFVANDYALAVYGLEKIEDPAALFSPDILEHEFVDWVQGSALLKRAFREVAIIGGLVERQHPGKKKSGRQVTFSTDLIYDVLRKYEPDHLLMRAAWQDARARMTDVGRLAHLLDTAAETMLHVDLQRVSPLAVPVLIMIGRETVAQSSAEDALLMEAETIAAEAMRVD; from the coding sequence TTGACCGACTGGTTCGCCACGCGCGGATGGGCGCCGCGGCGGCACCAGCTGGAGATGCTTGCCGCCGCGCGCGCAGGGCGCCATGCGCTGCTGGTCGCCCCCACCGGCGCGGGCAAGACGCTGGCCGGCTTCCTGCCGACGCTGACCGAACTGGTCGAGGCGCCTGCCGAGGGGCTCCACACGCTATATATCTCGCCGCTCAAGGCGCTGGCGGTCGATGTGCAGCGCAACCTGCTCGCCCCGATCGATGAAATGGGGCTCGACATCCGCGTCGAGACGCGCACCGGCGACACCCCGCACGAGCGCAAGGTCCGCCAGCGGGCGCGCCCGCCGCAGATCCTGCTCACCACCCCCGAATCGCTCAGCCTGTTGCTGTCCTATCCCGACAGCCTGACGATGCTCGCCGGGCTGAAGACCGTGGTAATCGACGAAGTCCATGCCTTCGCCACCGGCAAGCGCGGCGACCTGCTCGCGCTCGCGCTCGCCCGGCTCCAGCGCCTGTCGCCCGGGCTGCGCCGCGTCGCGCTGTCGGCGACGGTCGCGGACCCCGATGGCTATCGTGCCTGGCTCGCGCCCTATGGCGATATCGATCAGGTGACGCTGGTGCAGGGCGAGCCCGGCGCGAAGCCCGACATTGCGATCCTGCTGCCCGAGGGGCGCGTCCCCTGGGCCGGGCATTCGGGCACCTATGCGATCCCGCAGGTGATGGCGGAGATCGAGACGCACAAGACGACGATCATTTTCTGCAACACGCGGGGGCTGGCCGAGCTGATCTTCCAGCAATTGTGGAAGGTCAACGAGTTGAAGCTGCCGATCGGCGTGCATCACGGCAGCCTGAGCCTCGAGGCGCGGCAGCGCGCCGAGCAGGCGATGGCCGACGGCAGGCTGCGCGCACTGGTCGCCACCGCCAGCCTCGACCTGGGGGTCGATTGGGGCGATGTCGATTGCGTGATCCAGATGGGGGCGCCCAAGGGGTCGTCGCGACTGCTCCAGCGGATCGGGCGCGCCAATCATCGGCTGGACGAGTCGAGCGAGGCGGTGCTCGTCCCCGGCAACCGTTTCGAATATCTGGAGGCGCGCGCCGCGCTCGACGCGGTCGAGGCCGGCGAGCTCGACCCCGACGTCTTTCGCCCCGGCACGCTCGACGTGCTGGCGCAGCATCTGATGGCCTGCGCCTGCGCGGAGCCGTTCGACGGCGGCGATATGCTGCACGAAATCCGTGCAGCATTGCCCTATTCGGCGCTGCCCGCCGAGACCTTCGAAAGCGTGCTCCAGTTCATCCAGGACGGCGGCTACGCGCTTCGCGCCTATGACAAGTTCAAGCGGCTGACGCGCGGCGGTGACGGGCTGTGGCGCGTGACATTGCCCGCCTTCGTCGCGCAGCATCGGCTCAACGCAGGGATCATCGTCGAGGCGCCGATGCTCGAGGTGCGCTTTCGCAACGGGCGACGGCTGGGCAAGATCGAGGAAGGTTTCGGCAATTCGTTGTCGCCGGGCGACACTTTTTTCTTCGCGGGGCTGGCGCTCGAGGTCGAGCGCGTCGAGCAGACCGACCTGATCGTCCGCGCGACCGCCAAACAGGCACGGTTCGTGTCCTATATGGGCGCGCGGCTGGCGATCACCGCGACGCTGGCACAGCGCGTCCGTACCTTCCTCCACGACCGCAGCCAGTGGCGGCGCTTCCCCGACGATGTCCGCGAATGGCTGGAGGTGCAGGAAGCACGCTCGGCGCTCCCCGCGCCGGGGCAGTTGCTGGTCGAGACCTTCCCGCATGAGGGGCGGCACCATATGGTCGCGTACAGCTTCGAGGGGTGGAACGCGCACCAGTCGCTGGGCATGCTGATCACCCGCCGGATGGAGGCACTGGGGCTCAAGCCGCTGGGCTTCGTCGCCAACGACTATGCGCTCGCAGTCTATGGCCTTGAGAAGATCGAGGACCCTGCCGCGCTCTTCTCCCCCGATATCCTCGAACATGAGTTCGTCGACTGGGTGCAGGGATCGGCGCTGCTCAAGCGCGCGTTTCGCGAAGTGGCGATCATCGGCGGGCTCGTCGAGCGCCAGCACCCCGGCAAGAAGAAGAGCGGACGCCAGGTCACTTTCTCGACCGACCTCATCTATGACGTGCTGCGCAAATATGAGCCCGACCATCTGTTGATGCGCGCGGCGTGGCAGGATGCGCGCGCGCGGATGACCGATGTCGGGCGGCTCGCGCATCTGCTCGACACCGCCGCCGAGACGATGCTGCATGTCGACTTGCAGCGGGTAAGTCCGCTGGCAGTACCCGTGCTGATCATGATCGGTCGCGAAACGGTTGCGCAAAGCAGCGCCGAAGACGCGTTGCTGATGGAGGCCGAGACGATTGCCGCAGAGGCGATGCGCGTCGACTGA